From the genome of Latilactobacillus curvatus JCM 1096 = DSM 20019:
CAGTTGTTTGAATGTTAAAGCCGGTTTTCGTTAGTTTAGAACCGATAAATCCAATGACAAACCCAAAAATCAATGTCCAAAGTAGATTCATAACGTATTTCATAG
Proteins encoded in this window:
- a CDS encoding YjzD family protein, translated to MKYVMNLLWTLIFGFVIGFIGSKLTKTGFNIQTTVIVSVIFGLLLNFLPLVLPKDPAK